The Argentina anserina chromosome 3, drPotAnse1.1, whole genome shotgun sequence genome includes a region encoding these proteins:
- the LOC126786302 gene encoding dnaJ protein homolog: MFGGGGRAPKKSDNTKYYEILGVSKTAAPEDLKKAYKKAAIKNHPDKGGDPEKFKELAQAYEVLSDPDKREIYDQYGEDGLKEGMQSGGHDPFDIFSSFFGGGGSPFGGGGMPGGSSRGRRQRRGEDVVHSLKVSLEDLYLGTSKKLSLSRNVLCSKCKGKGSKSGASTKCGGCQGTGMKVTIRHLGPSMIQQMQHACNECKGTGETISDKDRCGQCKGEKVAQEKKVLEVHVEKGMQNGQKITFPGEADEAPDTITGDIVFIIQQKEHPKFKRKGDDLFVEHSLSLTDALCGFQFVLNHLDGRQLLIKSNPGEVVKPDSFKAINDEGMPMYQRPFMKGKLYIHFSVDFPETLSLEQVKALEAALPSRASSQQLTDMELDECEETTLHDVNMEEEMRRKQHQAHSEAYDEDDDMPGGAQRVQCAQQ; encoded by the exons ATGTTTGGAGGAGGAGGTAGGGCGCCGAAGAAGAGCGACAACACAAAGTACTATGAGATTCTGGGAGTCTCCAAGACTGCTGCCCCTGAAGATTTGAAGAAGGCTTACAAGAAAGCCGCCATCAAAAACCATCCTGATAAGGGCGGAGATCCTGAAAAA TTTAAAGAGTTGGCTCAGGCTTATGAGGTTTTGAGTGACCCAGACAAGCGTGAGATTTATGATCAGTATGGCGAGGATGGACTTAAGGAAGGAATGCAGTCGGGTGGTCATGACCCTTTTGATATCTTCTCGTCTTTCTTTGGTGGTGGCGGCAGCCCATTTGGTGGAGGAGGCATGCCAG GTGGTAGTAGCAGAGGAAGGAGACAGAGGCGTGGAGAAGATGTTGTTCACTCATTGAAGGTCTCTTTGGAAGACCTATATCTTGGAACCTCAAAGAAGCTTTCCCTATCGCGCAATGTGTTATGCTCCAAGTGCAAAGG CAAGGGGTCAAAATCTGGAGCTTCGACCAAGTGTGGTGGTTGCCAGGGAACTGGTATGAAGGTCACTATTAGGCATCTTGGACCCTCTATGATTCAACAGATGCAGCATGCGTGCAATGAATGCAAGGGTACTGGAGAGACCATAAGTGACAAGGACCGCTGTGGACAGTGCAAGGGTGAGAAGGTCGCCCAGGAAAAGAAAGTATTAGAAGTCCATGTGGAGAAGGGTATGCAGAATGGACAGAAGATTACATTTCCTGGTGAAGCTGATGAAGCT CCTGACACAATCACTGGTGATATAGTATTCATCATTCAGCAAAAGGAGCATcccaaattcaagagaaaggGGGATGATCTTTTTGTGGAGCACTCCTTGTCGCTCACAGATGCACTATGTGGTTTCCAGTTTGTGCTCAACCATTTGGATGGCAGGCAGCTGCTCATCAAATCAAACCCTGGTGAAGTTGTGAAACCTG ATTCGTTCAAGGCTATCAATGATGAGGGTATGCCTATGTACCAGAGGCCATTCATGAAGGGCAAGCTATACATCCATTTCTCAGTGGACTTCCCTGAAACTTTGAGCCTTGAGCAAGTCAAGGCTTTAGAAGCTGCCCTTCCATCAAGGGCATCATCTCAGCAGTTGACGGATATGGAGCTGGATGAGTGTGAGGAGACGACTCTGCATGACGTGAACATGGAGGAGGAGATGAGGAGGAAACAGCACCAGGCTCATTCTGAGGCCTATGACGAGGATGATGACATGCCTGGTGGTGCACAGAGGGTGCAATGCGCACAGCAGTGA